One genomic region from Vicia villosa cultivar HV-30 ecotype Madison, WI unplaced genomic scaffold, Vvil1.0 ctg.001002F_1_1_2_unsc, whole genome shotgun sequence encodes:
- the LOC131632739 gene encoding fatty acyl-CoA reductase 3-like encodes MELGSVLDFLQDKSILITGATGFLAKILLEKILRVQPNVKKVYLLLRAQDAKSATHRFQNEIIGKDLFILLKEKLGANFSIFLSEKLTLVPGDISLEDLGLEDSILKEEIYNQTDVIVNLAANTNFDERYDLSLGLNTLGAKYVINFAKKCGKLKVLVHVSTAYVCGEGEGLILEKPYNMGQSLNGVAGLDIEVEVKIVRDKLSELQQLGATQDEIKMAMKNLGLSRAKLYGWPNTYVFTKAMGEMLVEQLKGNLSVVILRPAIVTSTFKEPFPGWSEGVRTIDSLALAYGKGKLTCFLGDLNAIVDVIPADMVVNAMLVAIVAHANHSNYDSIYHVGSSVRKPVIYSDLQEFGFRHFTAKPWINKDGKAVKVGKVTVFGDMNSFRRFMFVRYLLMLKGLELANTALCQYFQGTYLDLKRKIQIVTRLVDLYKPYLFFKGVFDDMNTEKLRIAAREGEVETDLFYFDPKVINWNDYFLNIHLPCVAKYIFK; translated from the exons ATGGAGTTGGGAAGTGTACTTGATTTTCTTCAAGACAAGAGTATTTTAATCACTGGTGCTACTGGGTTTCTGGCTAAAA TTTTGTTGGAGAAGATATTGAGAGTTCAACCGAATGTTAAGAAGGTTTATCTTCTGTTAAGAGCTCAAGATGCAAAATCTGCAACTCACCGCTTTCAGAATGAG atAATAGGGAAGGATTTGTTTATATTGCTAAAGGAAAAATTGGGTGCAAATTTTTCTATATTTCTTTCGGAAAAGTTGACTCTGGTTCCTGGTGATATTTCTCTTGAAGACTTGGGATTAGAAGATTCTATTCTAAAGGAAGAAATTTACAATCAAACAGATGTTATTGTTAATTTAGCTGCGAATACCAACTTCGATGAAAG ATATGATTTATCTTTGGGCCTAAATACACTTGGAGCTAAGTATGTTATCAACTTTGCCAAAAAATGTGGTAAACTCAAGGTTCTTGTGCATGTATCAACAG ctTATGTATGTGGAGAGGGAGAAGGGCTAATATTGGAGAAACCATATAATATGGGGCAGTCATTAAATGGTGTGGCTGGATTAGACATTGAAGTTGAAGTAAAAATAGTGAGAGACAAATTGAGTGAGCTACAACAGCTAGGAGCAACACAGGATGAAATTAAAATGGCCATGAAGAATTTGGGTCTCAGCAG GGCAAAGTTATATGGATGGCCAAACACATATGTATTCACAAAGGCAATGGGAGAAATGCTTGTGGAACAATTGAAAGGAAATTTGTCTGTTGTTATTCTTCGTCCTGCCATTGTCACAAGTACATTCAAAGAACCTTTCCCTGGTTGGTCTGAAGGTGTAAG GACTATTGACAGTTTAGCCTTAGCGTATGGGAAAGGAAAATTAACATGCTTCCTTGGAGATCTTAATGCAATTGTTGATGTG ATTCCAGCTGACATGGTGGTGAATGCAATGCTTGTTGCCATTGTTGCTCATGCAAATCATTCTAATTATGATAGTATATACCATGTTGGTTCCTCTGTTAGAAAGCCTGTCATATATAGTGATCTTCAAGAGTTTGGATTTCGACATTTCACGGCAAAACCTTGGATTAACAAAGATGGAAAGGCTGTTAAGGTTGGCAAAGTTACTGTGTTTGGCGACATGAATAGCTTCAGAAGATTCATGTTCGTTCGCTACCTTCTTATGTTAAAG GGACTTGAACTAGCTAATACCGCACTTTGTCAGTATTTCCAAGGGACATATCTTGATCTCAAAAGGAAGATTCAAATTGTGACTCGTTTGGTGGACCTTTACAAGCCTTACTTATTCTTCAAGGGCGT ATTCGATGACATGAATACAGAGAAGTTAAGAATAGCAGCAAGAGAAGGTGAAGTTGAGACAGATTTGTTTTACTTTGATCCCAAAGTCATCAATTGGAATGATTATTTCTTGAACATTCATCTCCCTTGTGTGGCTAAATACATTTTCAAGTGA